Genomic segment of Candidatus Cloacimonadota bacterium:
CCTTGAACGAATATAGAATTGCTTTGGACTATTATAAAAATATTAAGGATGAAACACCGGAACTTCTTTATAATAGAGCATTTGCATATTCGAAAATCAACCGCATTGATGATAGTATTGAAATTTTAAAAAAAGTCATTACTTTAAAACTAACTTCGGAAATACCTTTTGTTTTTCTGGCTGAATTATATTTTACAAAAAAACAATTTGAAACAGCTATCGGTTATCTGAATAAAGCTGAAAATATTTTTGGAAAACAGGGAACTTTTCATTATTTGAAAGGTCTGGCATATTCAAATCAGAAAAACTGGCTAAAAGCGTTTGTTGAATTTCAGAAAGCGGAGAAATTGAAAGCTAATTCATCGCATTTTTATAGACTGTATGGAATTGCCAGCGAAAAGATAGGAAGGACATCACAGGCAATTGATAACCTGTTAAGTAGTATCAAAATATCACCGACCGATCCTGCAAATTATATCGAACTGATCAAGATTTACCTGGCTCACGATCGAATTCAGGAAGCATACCGGATCATAAGAAGTTCACAAAAAAGCGTTCCCTTATCTTTTTCGCTTTCTCTTCTCCATCAACAGATATTAAGCAGATTGGAGCAAAGGAACTATAAATTTTAAGATTGGATAATCATATGAAAAAAAGAATTTTAATTGTTGAAGATGAGAAGATAATTTCTGAAGATCTCAAGTTATACATAATTAATTTCGGTTACGAAGTAGTCGAAATTGCAGCAACCTGTGATGAAGCAATTCGGATGGCTAAGGATTTTATACCGGATCTGGTTCTTATGGATATCAAGTTGGAAGGTAATTGTACCGGACTCGATGCAGCAAAAGAAATCTATCAAAAACTCCATATTCCGATAATTTTTATTACCGCGTATTCCGATGATGAATTCCTCGAAAAAGCAACTGAATCCGTTCCATATGGTTATTTAATTAAACCGATCGATGAGAATAGACTTTATGCAACTTTGAAAATGACATTTCACAATATTGAAAAAGATAAGAGAATTACCGAGTATCTTTCTTCCAGGATAGAAAAAAGCAGAAAAATTAAAAAGCAAAATGTGCTAAATGAAATATTAAAAGCAATTAAAGAAAAAAT
This window contains:
- a CDS encoding response regulator, whose product is MKKRILIVEDEKIISEDLKLYIINFGYEVVEIAATCDEAIRMAKDFIPDLVLMDIKLEGNCTGLDAAKEIYQKLHIPIIFITAYSDDEFLEKATESVPYGYLIKPIDENRLYATLKMTFHNIEKDKRITEYLSSRIEKSRKIKKQNVLNEILKAIKEKIFLKNVNP